A window of the Zootoca vivipara chromosome 14, rZooViv1.1, whole genome shotgun sequence genome harbors these coding sequences:
- the SENP8 gene encoding sentrin-specific protease 8: protein MDPVVLSYMDSLLRQSDVLLLDPPCWLNDHIIGFAFEYFASDQFQDFSDQVCFVGPEVAQFIKCTSSQEELALFLEPLNLLHKKIVFLAINDNSSQAAGGTHWSLLVYFQDKNRFAHYDSHTRSNSAHARRVAGNLEVFLGKKGKVAFVEEKAPAQQNSYDCGMYVICNTEALCQEFFRGQQQPVLQLLTPSYITGKREEWKELIAKLSQK, encoded by the coding sequence ATGGACCCTGTTGTCCTAAGTTACATGGACAGTTTGCTGAGACAATCAGATGTCTTGTTGCTGGATCCTCCCTGCTGGCTCAACGACCACATCATTGGGTTTGCCTTTGAGTACTTTGCCAGCGACCAGTTCCAAGACTTCTCTGATCAAGTGTGCTTCGTTGGCCCCGAGGTGGCTCAGTTCATCAAGTGCACGAGCAGCCAAGAGGAGCTGGCCCTATTTCTTGAGCCTTTGAACCTCCTCCACAAGAAAATAGTGTTCCTGGCCATCAACGACAACTCCAGCCAGGCTGCTGGCGGCACACACTGGAGCCTACTAGTTTACTTCCAAGACAAAAACCGCTTTGCTCACTATGATTCCCACACCAGGAGCAACTCTGCCCATGCCAGACGGGTAGCAGGGAATTTGGAGGTCTTTCTCGGCAAGAAAGGCAAAGTTGCCTTTGTAGAGGAGAAGGCCCCTGCCCAGCAGAATAGCTATGACTGTGGGATGTACGTAATCTGTAACACAGAAGCTCTGTGTCAGGAATTTTTCCGGGGACAGCAGCAGCCAGTGCTTCAGCTCCTTACTCCCTCCTACATAACAGGCAAGAGAGAAGAATGGAAGGAACTCATTGCTAAGCTGTCCCAGAAGTGA